The window TGTGCACCCGAAGTAGTGATAGATAACACAGTTATATGCAAATTAAGTAAACTTACTTTTAATGGTGACGTTGATATAGATATGAGATTCTTGTCCAAAAAGATTGATCAAATCAATCGTGTGAGGGCATGATGAATCATCTTAGGTTTGACATGATTCCATTGCATGCCAGTCAAACCTATTTTAGCACTACAAGCCAGGATCACTCTTGATTTCTCCCTTCTCTGGGACTTCGTATTGGCGGGAGCATCGTGCACTAGGCTTCCCTTTTACACTACCATAATGAAATTGCTAAGTGATAGAAATAAGCTAATTCTCATATCTTTCATTTTCTGTTGGAATCCTGGAAAATTATTGACATAAGCATTTGATACTGCAACTCATCATCCTTCTTTCTCTATGTTTTCTAGGCTACCATCATATCTCGACATACGAAAACAGGTATTGTCTCTTCAATACTCAAATATTGAACTCCTGATAATTGAGCAAAAACCCAaggaatctttatttgaagcctCTGATACTGTTATTGTTTGTTCCAGTAGGTACTGGTATCTCATCTGAGATGGAAGCAAAGCCCACCTCCTCTAGCTCCTATGCCAAGTTGCAGTATCTGCTTTCTTCTCTTGTCTCAGCTGGCGTCATTGGTCTAGGAGAATCTCCTGTTCCGAAGAAGAAACTTAAAACCTCTGAACCCCTGCCGCAGCCACCAGTGCAACTTGTTCCACATCTTCAAAGTTCTAGAATGGAGTTACCACTGCTGCCTCCACTTCCATTTCCATCTACTAAACCAATTGCTTTACCAACCCAAACTTTGTTGATTCAGACCTCTGCTGGGTCTTCTAACGGTGTACCTTCCCGCTATAACTCAGCTCCTTCACCCCTCTCAAACTATCCACCACTGGGCAAGCATTCAGGTCCAAATTCTCTGAACTCAAACTACAGTTTTCTAGTAATGGAGGGGCGCAATCTTTCTGTTCGGCCACCATTACAAATGCTACCGCCTCTCTTGGCTCAGGAACAACGGACTAGTTACCTGAAAGCATTAGTGGCAAAGTATGGTAGAATGCCAAAATGATCGTTGGCTACTTATTCAACTCTAAACAGTCACATGCAGCCACCCGAACTGTTTTCTCTACAATATTCCAGCAATTTGTCATACATTCAAGTGCAAACATTTGCCAGCAACTTTCAAAGCTTTTCTTTTTCTGAATAAATTGTACTCAAGTTGAAGACACCATTTTACAGGTTTTTCATTTATAGAATGAGATACTATGATTTGCTGCAGTTACTTGCAGTCCTCGTGCTCATAATTAGATGTGTTTTGAGTTATTTACTCGGCCAGTCATTTGAGCCAGGCTCACATTCTACTTTTGATGGGAAAACACATCAACTTAAATGCTGAACTATTCCAATTCCTTGTACATCTTGTAGACTGTTTTAAACGAGCTAACCAGATCGAGGTTTGGCCAACACTTACGCATCAGATCGAGGTCAACATGTTTCCATAAACTCCAAGACATGATTCCATAATTCATGGAAATTTCCTCCCTCAAACTCTGACTCAAAGTCTCACAACTCTGTAAACTTAATTGTTTGAACTTCCTTGGGATtgaagtgaaggaagaagaaagtaaCCAATTTACTGCATAAATCATGCAACGAGCACGTAGTCGAAGAAACGTTGAACAATTGAACCTTGCCCTTCAAGCCAACCACTCTACATAACATCTCCTCTCCCTGCCAATTCCTTGTGGGAGCACAAACCAATGAGGCATGCCATGGCAGTGGCTCTGCTTCTTTTGCTCGTTCTGCAACCAGTCAGAAGAGCTAAAGGTACACTGCCAAAACAGAGTGAGCTACTGTTCAAGTGTACTAATCAACTCACACTCTGCTATCTTTTTCTCGGCAGGAGGAAGAAGCAGCACAACAAGACACTTCTTTGTCCCCGAAACAGATTCGACGACTCGAGCAAACGATGCAGGGAGACGAAGAGAAACGATGCCGAGGGAGGTGCACCTGGACTACGCTCCTGCAAGCAGATGGTCTCCCATCCATAACTGAACCGTTCAAGTGCTCATGGAAGCTACCAAAGACAGATTTTGTAGCTTGAACAAATTTTATCTGTTCATGACTATCCTATATATGGTTACTATATTGTGCCAAAATATGGAAGTCCTAACCTTAATAATTTCTCCATTAGTATCTAAACTGAACTGCTATCAGAGTAAGTTCTACTAAACCATCTTGGATGAAGATGACTGAGAGACAAGGCAACAACTCAGTGGTTGGCTTTCCCTCATCATTTCCTGGCCCAGCACCATCAAATGGACACCATTATTTTATCTGAGTTTGGATTCTAATTTTGATATTTGGAGAGCCTCTTTTTTTGACTCGTCCCAATTGTTGCCTTGGATGTTAAGTGGTAGGTAGCTGGTGAGTCTCCTCTTGCAAAATCTCCCTCATCATTATAATAATTCAGTAGCAAGAATATGATTGTTGCAGGTTTTGCCATATGCTTCAGTTCGGTACGTGAGCCAGCAAAGTTTAGCTGGTTGCTGGTGGTTGGTTACTCCTCATCATACGCTACACAACTGaaaccataaataaataaataatttttttttttttaaaaaagaaaaaaatagttttaaaaatcattaatgCGACCGGGAAAAAAAACACATGCAGCAGCAGGCTGCCTTATCGCCGCCCCACCGCCACGTCTCACGGTTTACTCGCCTTTTCTACCTGCTTTTCAGTTTGCCAGAGGCACGTCGGTCCCGCTGCCTGCTGCGGTGGCCTTTCCGAACGCGAGGCGGCGGCTTTTTTTCGCCCTTTGGGTCCCGGACGATGGGAGCAACCGCGCACCTACAGAGCGACACGTCAACTCGCCTTGATTGCGGTGTTGGGTACATTTGTGGGTATGTACGGGCATCTCGAGGAGACAGGAAAGCACGGCGGTCGCAGTCGTCGCGCCGATGGTCGCGAAAGGAGGAACGACAAATtttgtttttaaagaaaaataagttaTAGATAAATATTCGAATTTTAGTATtagtttttatgatttatttatcgtattaatttaaataaatttgtgGAGTTGGAGATGGATAAAATTATattgtaaaataaattaaaaactcgAATGCGAATGAGCTTGGTCCTTtatgttgaaaataatttaaaaaatatttttaaaaatttctccattttttaaaaaaaatctgtccATTTGCCTCGCCGGCCCTTTGCTTTCCACTGGATAATCCTTTGGGACCCACGGCGCCTTAACTGGGTAAGGAAGCGGGTGGGTTGACGTTGCAAGAGCGGTCTTAATTTGATATTTATTCAATTGCCAGTTGCCACACCGAAGCATTAAATAGTACCAAAA is drawn from Zingiber officinale cultivar Zhangliang chromosome 1B, Zo_v1.1, whole genome shotgun sequence and contains these coding sequences:
- the LOC121991333 gene encoding uncharacterized protein LOC121991333 isoform X5, whose translation is MRRMRRLRAIYPWLRAPHLIFCRKKWKYLLTNRFWWMNLQSSTTHRGKLMVCIWEEHEFFGSKSKELREKIARIISETRKMDGKAELEDARKMNEKTKLETKTPQFHHLLEATIISRHTKTVGTGISSEMEAKPTSSSSYAKLQYLLSSLVSAGVIGLGESPVPKKKLKTSEPLPQPPVQLVPHLQSSRMELPLLPPLPFPSTKPIALPTQTLLIQTSAGSSNGVPSRYNSAPSPLSNYPPLGKHSGPNSLNSNYSFLVMEGRNLSVRPPLQMLPPLLAQEQRTSYLKALVAKYGRMPK
- the LOC121991333 gene encoding uncharacterized protein LOC121991333 isoform X3, with the translated sequence MAACTALNFLQEKMEVSFNQQILVDELAKLYNSQRQIDDLSSWCISFKQNAKQVVETWLQQLFSCPREQIVAFLHLANEILRKCGKKGIEFINELWKVLPKALSFALGKGDECAKAVLKLVCIWEEHEFFGSKSKELREKIARIISETRKMDGKAELEDARKMNEKTKLATIISRHTKTVGTGISSEMEAKPTSSSSYAKLQYLLSSLVSAGVIGLGESPVPKKKLKTSEPLPQPPVQLVPHLQSSRMELPLLPPLPFPSTKPIALPTQTLLIQTSAGSSNGVPSRYNSAPSPLSNYPPLGKHSGPNSLNSNYSFLVMEGRNLSVRPPLQMLPPLLAQEQRTSYLKALVAKYGRMPK
- the LOC121991333 gene encoding uncharacterized protein LOC121991333 isoform X2; the encoded protein is MAACTALNFLQEKMEVSFNQQILVDELAKLYNSQRQIDDLSSWCISFKQNAKQVVETWLQQLFSCPREQIVAFLHLANEILRKCGKKGIEFINELWKVLPKALSFALGKGDECAKAVLKLVCIWEEHEFFGSKSKELREKIARIISETRKMDGKAELEDARKMNEKTKLETKTPQFHHLLEATIISRHTKTGTGISSEMEAKPTSSSSYAKLQYLLSSLVSAGVIGLGESPVPKKKLKTSEPLPQPPVQLVPHLQSSRMELPLLPPLPFPSTKPIALPTQTLLIQTSAGSSNGVPSRYNSAPSPLSNYPPLGKHSGPNSLNSNYSFLVMEGRNLSVRPPLQMLPPLLAQEQRTSYLKALVAKYGRMPK
- the LOC121991333 gene encoding uncharacterized protein LOC121991333 isoform X1 yields the protein MAACTALNFLQEKMEVSFNQQILVDELAKLYNSQRQIDDLSSWCISFKQNAKQVVETWLQQLFSCPREQIVAFLHLANEILRKCGKKGIEFINELWKVLPKALSFALGKGDECAKAVLKLVCIWEEHEFFGSKSKELREKIARIISETRKMDGKAELEDARKMNEKTKLETKTPQFHHLLEATIISRHTKTVGTGISSEMEAKPTSSSSYAKLQYLLSSLVSAGVIGLGESPVPKKKLKTSEPLPQPPVQLVPHLQSSRMELPLLPPLPFPSTKPIALPTQTLLIQTSAGSSNGVPSRYNSAPSPLSNYPPLGKHSGPNSLNSNYSFLVMEGRNLSVRPPLQMLPPLLAQEQRTSYLKALVAKYGRMPK
- the LOC121991333 gene encoding uncharacterized protein LOC121991333 isoform X4 produces the protein MAACTALNFLQEKMEVSFNQQILVDELAKLYNSQRQIDDLSSWCISFKQNAKQVVETWLQQLFSCPREQIVAFLHLANEILRKCGKKGIEFINELWKVLPKALSFALGKGDECAKAVLKLVCIWEEHEFFGSKSKELREKIARIISETRKMDGKAELEDARKMNEKTKLATIISRHTKTGTGISSEMEAKPTSSSSYAKLQYLLSSLVSAGVIGLGESPVPKKKLKTSEPLPQPPVQLVPHLQSSRMELPLLPPLPFPSTKPIALPTQTLLIQTSAGSSNGVPSRYNSAPSPLSNYPPLGKHSGPNSLNSNYSFLVMEGRNLSVRPPLQMLPPLLAQEQRTSYLKALVAKYGRMPK